CTCGAGCATCTCCATGCAGGTCACCGCATCGAAGCTGCCCGGCTGTTCGGCGGCCAACGCTTCGACCGACTGCACGCGATAATCCACCTGCACGCCCGATTCCAGGCTGTGCAGGCGTGCCACCTTGACCAGCTCCGGGGCCAGGTCGATCGCAGTCACCTGCGCGCCCAGGCGGGCCATCGACTCGCTGAGCAGGCCGCCCCCGCAGCCCACGTCGAGCACGCGCGCGCCGGCCAGCTCCTGGCGCGCGGACACGTACTGCAGGCGCACCGGATTGAGCGCATGCAGCGGCTTTTGCGGGCCGTCGGCGTCCCACCAGCGGTTGGCCAGCGCGGCGAACTTGTCCAGTTCGGTCTGACGGAAGTTGCCGGCGGTGGTGGAGGTATCGGGATTCATAGGGAACTCCGTGAGTCGATGACGCGCGCTCAGGCGCGGACGGTGCGGATGCGGTCGCGCCACTGGCGCGCATTGGCGACCAGAGCCGCGGTATCCATGTCGATGAGCTCGCGCTGCACCAGCTTTGGCTTGCCGGCGATCCACACATCGGTGACCTGGTGGCGGCCGGCGGCGTAGATCAGCTGCGACAGCACATGATGCAGCGGTTGGGTTTCCAGTGCAGACAGGTCCACGCAGACCAGGTCGGCCTGCTTGCCGACCTCGATCGAACCGATTTTGTCGCCGAAGCCCAGGGCACGCGCGCCGCCCAACGTGGCCGCACGCAAGGTGGTGGCCGCATCCAGCGCGGTCGCATCGTTGGCCACCGCCTTGGCCAGGATGGCGGCTGTGCGGTTTTCGCTGAACATGTCCAGGTCGTTGTTGCTGGCGCAGCCGTCGGTGCCGATGGCCAGGTTGACGCCAGCGCGCTGCAACGCACAGGCCGGGCAGAACCCGGATGCCAGCTTGAGATTGGATTCCGGGCAATGCACCACGCTCACGCCGCGCTCGGCGCACAGGTGGATTTCCGCATCGGTGAGCTGGGTCATGTGCACCGCGATCAGGCGGTCGTTGACCAGGCCCAGGCGGTCCAGCCGCGCCAGCGGACGCTGGCCGTACTGCTTGACCGAGTCGGCCACTTCCTGCGCGGTTTCATGCGTGTGCAGATGCACCGGCAGATCCAGTTGGTCTGCCAGCATGCGCACGCGCTCGAAGTTGGCATCGTTGACCGTGTACGGCGCATGCGGCGCGAACGCGGTGCTGATCAGCGGATCGTCGCGCCATTGGTCGTGCAGCTCGCCGGCGCGGGCGAAATACTCATCGTCCGACGACGCCCAGGCGGTGGGGAAATCGATGATCACCGCGCCCACCAGCGCACGGAAGCCGTGCTGCTTGTACACGGCGGCCTGCACATCGGCGAAGAAGTAGTTCTCGTTGACGCAGGTGGTGCCGCCGCGCAGCATCTCGGCGATGGCCAGCGTGGTGCCGTCGGCGACGAACTCCGGGCCGATCACCGCCGCTTCCACCGGCCAGATGTGCTGCTGCAGCCACACCATCAACGGCAGGTCGTCGGCCACGCCACGCAGCAGCGTCATCGGGTTGTGCGTATGCGCGTTGACCAGGCCCGGGATCAAGGCCGCGTCCGGGCGCGACACGGTCTGCTTCGGCGCAAAACGTGCGCGTGCTTCGGCAACGGGCAGCACGGCAACGATGACGCCGTTGCTGACCGCCACGGCGTGGTCTTCCAGCACCACCGCATGTGGTTCGATCGGCACGACATAGCCGGCCTCGATCAGCAGGTCGCAGGGTTCGGGCGGGGCGTTGGTCATGAGTGGATCCATTGAAGTTAGTTGCCGAACGGCCAGGAGTCGTCGGAGCGTGACACAGGCACATACCGCGTGCCGTCGTAGCGCAGCACCTGGCGCTGGCGGTGGGTGCGCTCGATGTCCTCCGCATCCTTGACGGTGGTGGAGGTCACCAGATTGGCAGTGAGTGCGATGTCGGCATAGCCTGCGTGGACCGGTGCGCCCATCGACAGGGTGAGCGTGCCGCGCTCGGTCACCACACCTGGCGCGCCCCAGTTGCACGGTTCGCCTTTCACCCGCCGCCACACCGTCAGATCCCGCTGCAGCACCGGGCGCAACCGGCGCTGTTCGCGCACCA
The window above is part of the Xanthomonas campestris pv. badrii genome. Proteins encoded here:
- the ubiG gene encoding bifunctional 2-polyprenyl-6-hydroxyphenol methylase/3-demethylubiquinol 3-O-methyltransferase UbiG; this encodes MNPDTSTTAGNFRQTELDKFAALANRWWDADGPQKPLHALNPVRLQYVSARQELAGARVLDVGCGGGLLSESMARLGAQVTAIDLAPELVKVARLHSLESGVQVDYRVQSVEALAAEQPGSFDAVTCMEMLEHVPDPTAIIRACASLLRPGGKLFLSTLNRTPAAFALAVVGAEYIARLLPKGTHHYKDFIKPAELAAWLRAAELQLEDVSGMLYEPWRNRARLSSRTEVNYLAYAVRP
- a CDS encoding TRZ/ATZ family hydrolase, with amino-acid sequence MTNAPPEPCDLLIEAGYVVPIEPHAVVLEDHAVAVSNGVIVAVLPVAEARARFAPKQTVSRPDAALIPGLVNAHTHNPMTLLRGVADDLPLMVWLQQHIWPVEAAVIGPEFVADGTTLAIAEMLRGGTTCVNENYFFADVQAAVYKQHGFRALVGAVIIDFPTAWASSDDEYFARAGELHDQWRDDPLISTAFAPHAPYTVNDANFERVRMLADQLDLPVHLHTHETAQEVADSVKQYGQRPLARLDRLGLVNDRLIAVHMTQLTDAEIHLCAERGVSVVHCPESNLKLASGFCPACALQRAGVNLAIGTDGCASNNDLDMFSENRTAAILAKAVANDATALDAATTLRAATLGGARALGFGDKIGSIEVGKQADLVCVDLSALETQPLHHVLSQLIYAAGRHQVTDVWIAGKPKLVQRELIDMDTAALVANARQWRDRIRTVRA